From one Lycium ferocissimum isolate CSIRO_LF1 chromosome 7, AGI_CSIRO_Lferr_CH_V1, whole genome shotgun sequence genomic stretch:
- the LOC132064432 gene encoding transcription factor MYB61 — translation MGRHSCCYKQKLRKGLWSPEEDEKLIKHITKFGHGCWSSVPKLAGLQRCGKSCRLRWINYLRPDLKRGTFSQDEENLIIELHAVLGNKWSQIAARLPGRTDNEIKNLWNSSIKKKLRQRGIDPNTHKPLSEVENEEKASANSNNKNNDKVSESSNNEFNFVEAHDNGFSKPIKASSMTNNMDRYSLIDTNNIAPPTHEFFTTNCKSPDLSSYLSFHNNYSPNTNILFNTNITRNSADMVSDQFNCGSLANASFSSMSNSILSTSPLARNNIKPSLSTLLPDHTTFNINKFQNWEACTISSNGSNNSNGSSNSIELQSNCSFFDNNAAAFTWGSAAADGAGKTEREEIKWSEYMQTPFSLGVNNNNTIQNHHQISPHQDLYGETKSDTQFMTQGSLNLSTTSTWLQNQPPQTSLQTADLYSNNFQRLPAAYGQFS, via the exons ATGGGGAGGCATTCTTGTTGCTACAAACAGAAGTTAAGGAAAGGCCTCTGGTCTCCAGAGGAAGATGAGAAACTTATTAAGCATATTACTAAATTTGGTCACGGCTGTTGGAGCTCTGTCCCGAAGTTAGCAG GTCTACAGAGGTGTGGAAAAAGTTGTAGGCTGAGGTGGATTAACTACCTGAGGCCTGATTTGAAAAGAGGAACATTCTCACAGGATGAAGAGAATTTGATCATTGAACTTCATGCAGTTCTTGGGAACAA GTGGTCTCAAATTGCAGCTAGATTGCCTGGAAGAACAGATAACGAAATCAAGAATTTGTGGAACTCTTCAATTAAGAAAAAGCTAAGGCAAAGAGGGATTGATCCAAATACACACAAGCCACTTTCTGAAGTTGAGAACGAAGAGAAAGCGTCGGCAAACAGTAACAATAAGAACAATGACAAAGTTTCTGAAAGCTCAAATAACGAGTTCAATTTTGTTGAGGCTCATGATAATGGATTTTCAAAGCCAATTAAGGCATCTTCAATGACAAATAATATGGACCGGTATTCACTTATTGATACCAATAATATTGCCCCACCAACTCATGAATTCTTCACCACCAATTGCAAGTCTCCTGATTTGTCTAGTTATCTCTCCTTTCACAATAATTATAGTCCCAATACCAATATCCTCTTCAATACCAATATTACCAGGAATTCTGCTGACATGGTATCTGATCAGTTCAACTGTGGCTCCTTGGCAAATGCTAGCTTTTCTTCTATGTCGAATTCGATTCTTAGTACATCCCCGTTGGCACGTAATAATATAAAGCCTTCTTTGAGTACTCTTCTTCCTGATCATACTACTTTTAATATCAACAAGTTCCAGAATTGGGAAGCGTGTACGATCAGCAGCAATGGCAGCAACAACAGTAATGGTAGCAGTAACAGTATCGAGTTACAAAGCAACTGTTCATTTTTCGATAACAATGCTGCCGCTTTCACATGGGGATCAGCAGCAGCAGATGGCGCGGGGAAAACggagagagaagaaatcaaATGGTCTGAGTATATGCAAACCCCGTTTTCACTAGgtgttaataataataacacaatacaaaatcatcatcaaatTTCTCCGCATCAAGACTTATACGGAGAAACAAAATCGGACACACAATTCATGACACAAGGTTCGTTGAATTTGAGTACTACTAGTACATGGCTTCAGAACCAACCCCCGCAGACTTCTCTACAAACTGCAGATTTATACAGTAACAATTTCCAGAGGCTTCCTGCCGCCTACGGACAATTTTCTTAG